The DNA window ATGTTTACATTAATGAAATTGcacaaacagttaaaaaaattttttttttctttgttagttTCCAAACATACATCAGAAGTGCACAAAAAATCGTTTCATTCTGTGTAAGTGCATCTTGTGTCCCTCAAgcaaatttatttgtaatttaactgaaattagttatatatcattttaaagtggTTATCTTGTGGTACTACATACAGATATGTAGACAGTCTGAAATTAACCCACTTTGTGAATATGTATaaaatcatattattattattattattattatcttaagAGTGCTTGTTTAAGTGATTTGTTTTGGACGGTGTTATATAATTGTTATAATGCTGTTATGTCCTTGCTGAATATAGTAGGAAACTCAAGACTTCTGTTAGGATGTTAATCATAtgctggaaaataaaacagaaaccctgaaacacacacacacgcacacacacatacacacacagaaacggaATTTTCACGACCAAATTTCTCCTTGTTTTTTCTCCAGTGTTGGACATTCGCGccaatttctttttcaaactCAGGAGGAAACAGACATTACCgtatatgcatttttgtttcaattttaaGGTATTTGCTCATTATGCCTAATGTTAATATTTACGTGTcgtctttttttaaactcatttttaactCGTTGCTATTTTTAACTCGATCGGTCGGCCTCCTTGCTCGTTTTCCCTCCGTCCCAACTCCGAAAATTGCACAACATCAGACAGGCGCCACTAGAGCGTAGTTTCCGCACctgtcctcataaaagcaaggTGAGTTTtttggggaaggaggggaaggTAGCAACACGACCAGACTGCACCTTTCAGAGATGAGGCAACTCCAATCCAAGCACAGGAGTGAGGGACCAGTTCTAGTTCTTATTCATCCACTGAcgaaaacttttattttggtaCGCAAGGGGGCCTAAACAAGTAGCTTTTTCAGAGATTTAGATTGAATTGGTCCAATCAAGTTACCCTAATAAGTAATGCTATGCTGTTCACATAAAATAAGTATGCAACTTTACTAATTTGCCTCAGCGTGGAATTTGTTCTATACTCAGAGGCTGCCTGTGTGTAAACCTAGTCTTCTTTCATTACTTAGAATTTCTTTCCAAGTCAACACTACCGCCTCCTCCTGTTCAGATTGGATACTGGAGTTGCCTCAAACCTCTCCTTTTAATACTTGTTGGTAAAGATGGAAACTTCCTTCCAGGGCCCAGCGTCGCACGTCACACCGGCGGGTACTACCGCTATCGTTATTTTATTCACCTGGGCATGGTGTCTTAGCTCAATTAGCGCGTGGACGGCGActggcctgcagggggagctctAGGGGGGTCGGTGCCACGGGACGGGCCCGCTTTACTGCCCCTGTCACCCTCAGGACTGGGACCCCTGGGGTCAGGCTCAAACGGACGGCTGCTGTCAGGCAGCGGGGGACGAGCGTCACTGTCAGGACTCTCTGATCTGGGCGTCGCCCGAGCGCCCCTGTCACTGTCAGGAGGCGGGCAGGGGCCCCTCGCAGCGTCAGAGTCCCGCGACCTCATTGGGCCCCTCGCCGCCGAACAGCTGCCGTCAGTGTCAGCATCAGCTGGAggagcgggcggggccggcgggctCCCCCTGCCACTGTCAGCTGTACTGCACCTTTCACCTGCTCCCGCTACCTGCCTGTCAGGGCTGCTGGTGGGGCTCCGGCGCCCCCTGTTGGAGCACCTGGCCCAGGTCGCCGCCCGTCACCTGCTGGTCGAGGCCATGAGCGGCATGGACCTGTCCCTGCAAGTGGACGTGCTGCTGGGCGTGGCACTGGGTATGGAGGTGGGTGGGCTGCTGCAGACAGCCAGCCCCGTGGCCCCGCCTCTCTGCGCTACCATGGTGACCGTCATGGTTGTGTCGGTGGCCGTGACTGTGGTCGTGACCGTGACCATGACCGTGACCGTGACCGTGACTGTGCCCGTGACTGTGCCCATGCCCGTGGCCATGCCCGTGAGCCACCTCCCCTTCGGGAGGAGCGTCCGTCCCCTCTTCCTCCACCGTTCGGTTACAGGCTAGCTGCTGCTCTGCATTCTGTGGGCGAGAGGTAAAAACACAGGAATGTTTAACGAGGACAGACGAGTCAGTCCATCAGCCCTGGTCCTGCTGAGGCCTACtggtaaaaaatgtattgatttaaCTGATGGCGATTACAGTCTTTAGGCTCATCATTGAACCCGACGCTTCCAGGCTTGGTCTTGAGCATTCTGAGGTCTCTTACATGCAAAATGGCCTCCTACCACGGCAGAACTGTTTCATCTGTTTTAACTGCcatttacagtgcatttacCCTGAGGATCGTCCATATTTGGCATAAACCATTCACatacatcattattattattacctcaTATTCACAGCTTCCACACACATTCTTGCAGTATGTGTCTCTGATGGCCAATTCCACGTAGGGTGTGGACAGCATGGAGTAGGGGAGGGCGATGTGGTAGGTGAGACGACCACACCTGACaggcacaggaagaggaaacagaaCCGTAGTTACCataatgtgtctgtgtccatggTGCAGGATATTCCATTTTTTATCCGTCTAATGCAGTAAATACAGCAGGCCACGGGccaccagcagaccctgcggcatCCCAGGACCatggttggccacccctggttTATGCCaattaatgagattttttttaaatggccacaATGTTCAATGAGGATTTTTCAGTCCATGACCTGACAGCATTGACCCCCCCCAACTCTGCTTCACATGAGACGATCACGCGTGCGTGATCATACATGGCTCGCGACTCCTGTAGCGAAAACTCCCCCGcgagtgcagctgtgtgtgaagGGGGCAGAGTGAGGCAGAACTCACCGATCATAGATCAGGAAGTCGTCCTTCTCCCCAGACAGGGCCTGCCAGACGTCGGGCTGGCCGGGGGGCTGCTGGTACAGCGCGATGCTCTCGGACACCTTCCGCCTCAGCAGCGGGTGCAGGCGCTGCGACGCCTCCCCCTGGTGGTTGACCACCATGTAGGTCACGTTCGTCAGACCCTGCTTCTCCAGTTTCAGGCGCAGGTTATCCATTCTGGATAGGGGGAGGGGAAAACACATGATGTCATCAGTCATTTTTCAGCCCAGGCAAACACTGCCTGTGTTATCACAGTGTTATCACGATACGCTACTTATTTCTGTCACTGTTGTTATCTTGCCCTTTTCTTAACACAACTGGTCTCAAATGACCCTTTAGTCTTTGCCTTTTGTTTCACTGctgtttatttagctttttcagTGTTAGTGTTACAGGGACTTTGTCCTTGGTGCAGCTGACATAAGCCTGGTGCTTTGTCTAGCAGTAGATAGCCTCTACCCATGTGTGGGTGAACTCCATTCCAAATTCAGcactgaaatgcactgaaacTGAATTAAGGAGCGCCCGTAAATGTTCAATGGTAATTTTTCAGTTCAGCAAATTTCAATTAGTGTTCTGAATTGGCTGACCTGAAATGGAACTGACTTTACCCCTGGCCTCTAAACTCATGACAGTGTATGTTTAGGACTGAACTCTTGATTGGTCCATAATCCTGAGCAGAGCATTGAACTGGAAATGTGCCAACAACGGTGGTCTAGCGCAACTTCACTATAGGTGCAGAAATACTGGAGCAGTAacttaaacataaaaaagaagtATTATAGGTCTGGATGTACAATAAAACGTAtattccttcctttttttacaCCAAGCAGGGCTAGAATTCTAGTACTTCTGGGTACTGAACAGTTCACAACGCAAACATGGGTAATGCGGTGTTCGCAATCGTTACGACCGTACCTGGATGCCTGCACCAAACATAACAATCAGCTGGCCTGTAGGAGGGCCACCACCGTCACCTGACCCAGCGCCTCCTTCATGGGCTCCGACTCCCCGATGCTCCAGGGTGGGGCCGGCTTGCAGcggctgcccccgcccccttcctccacctctgccccgcccccgggcaGCAGGCAGAGGGCCAGGACCAATCCTAGCCCCCCCCTCATGGCTCCGGGTctgcaggctccgcccacctgcacacagaggTAAGTGGGCAGACATGAACAGCCGAGAACCGAGAGGACAGATGGAGGACATCCGTTCGGTCCCCCTAAAATGACCACACAGTGCCTGGGCACCCCCACCTTAAAATAACGGTTGCAATGCATTGGTTGCTTAACACACCAGTACATAACCGTGATGACTCTACTTGATGCAGAGgagtatttatttgaatttgagtaCTCGTACTAGAGTGCAATAGACTCAAGAGAGGCCGTTAGCACAGAGGTACTGCAATGGAAATCAATTCTACACTACACATTACTGCCCCTTAAAGTAATGCTGAATAAGTTCAGTATTCAACACAATTTAAGATTCATGAGCTGTTGAATTCACTTTCCTAGGGCTTGGATAAATTAACCGAGCACGTAATTATTCTTGAGACCCTGTTCCAGTGTTTGCTTAAAGAGCACAAATATGTTCAACGCGCACGCTAAATATAAGTTTAGCTGAtgagttgttgttgttttttttgggggggggaccTCACCTCACAGCTGGAACTTCCTCTCTCAAAAGGTCCTGCAAGTGATTGACCTTTTAATTTGTGTCAATTCAGGATCAGTATTTAATCATCGGCTCAATCACTAAGATGCATAATTATGAGGTAGTTGATATGGAAACGAGCGCTTAGCAGGCTCCTGAAACGGAAgtgcgggtgtgggtgtgcggtgggggcgggggagtctGTTTTTCTGACAGCACGCTCTCTTGCAGTGTTTGGCAGGGTAAACACATGCCTGGGCTTGCAAACgtgagaaaaagttttttcaaAATAGCATGTACGGTAACGTATGGAACATGGGGTTCGTGGTGTCAATTACACTGGGCGTTTTGGGACTCGCAgtgtttcttcagttttttgcatgcatttctaATAATTCGTTTAATAATAACTGAATGATTACTACAAGTCCAGCTACATGGAAACATGGCGAATAAGGAATCTGCATAAACAGACATGCTCAAAGACAAAAttcaatatctttttttatcttgtaagtttttaattttggagtgaggttatttaaaaaaaaattttttataatgcactgtgtttttaaatgcattgtgaaGCGGTCACATCAGATCAGATAACGTTTTAGGTTTGTATTGTCTGGAGTGATTGCAAGAAATCAGAGACGAAGACGGAGCATGAAAGCAAGAAATCAAATACTGCGCGTAGACGAATCGTTTTTTTTCCGCCTTGCACATAAAttagtaaacaaaaataattgcgCAGGCAAATACTCACAGTCTGGTTAAACACGCGCTATTTCTCCTTTTTCAGCTCGCTTAAAGTTCTGTCCAGCCGCGTCTCCAGTCGAAAAACACCCAACCCCGACAGCTTCCTCCCTTTTATACTCCTCTTGTTTGCTCGCCTGAAATGGGGCAAAGTTCAAAAACGTCCGTGTTCTTTGGAGAACTTCAATATGACATTCCTTCGCCTTGAGGATGGGCTGAGCTCCGCTCATTTTTCATGAACATGTTTCTTTAGCTTtttacagagagacagggagctTGACTTTATGAGAACACTAACTTTTCTGCGGATTAAACAAGTGTATCTTTGCATGCTATCTGCTCTTAATGTGGCCCAGTAGTTTGGCAGAAAGTCAGCAGTGGAAGGTcacatttttcctttacatttttcACTGTAGTTCATAAGTTAGTTTGTAAGTAACACAAAGAAACTGAATCAAAGCAAACAGTTACAATCtatttaaaacaatgcaaatagTGCATTactaaataacaaactaaaGCAATACAAATTGTGACTATcttgtaaaaatgtatgaatgaatgttggcatgcatgcatgtattcatGCATAAATGGCCTCAAATTGTAGTTTCAACCTACAAAAGCTATTTAATGCGTACATACAATAGGTATCATATGCGTGTAGGATTATATGCATTACAAAAGCTTTCAGGTGGAAAAAGTATAAATGGTCAGGGGATCTGGAGTCAGTGACTGCCACATGACCATCCGGCCCGATGACTGTCTAAAACTGCAACTTTGCAAGTTTCCTTCTCGCAGGACGCATGCGACGCACGGCAGGCGATTGCAGATATACAGGCGTGAATTATTGACAGCTGCGGCGTGACGCAAGCGAGGATCGGGGCAGAGGTCGTGTCGCGGTGACACGGATGCCATGACCAAAGGTTTCATTCCGCCGGCAAGTTGTTAATGTTTGAACCCATGAAAGATCCCGTCGAATCATTACCCGCCGGGCTCCACAGTAACCCAGGAAACCGTGCCTCACGTCTCAGTCCACACACGACTCAGGCAAACAGGGCTAATGATGaactaaaggggggggggggtgaggcccACAGATGTTTTTatcatgttttcagaaacatttttatgcTCTGAGTTGTGATGTAACTTTCCCATGTAGTGGACTAatccactgtaaaaaaaaataaaatctctggATTGAAGACCACGAGGTGCACCTATTTGAAGCAGTCCCTCTGTACTTTACTGGAACCGCAGGGTAACTCTTGGCAGGGTACATGCCTGGTGTATTTTATACGCGAGAACAGAGCTTTCCGAAGAAGAGGTAAAGAAACTGAGCAGAATTTGGGAGTGGCATGTCCAGCTAAAACAGCAGTTTTTCAGTGTCGTGATGCTCCGTGATGTTGTGTCAACtcctgaaatcatttttaaaaagctctcAAAAAAGTGTGCTGGAAACATGGCACCTAATCTGAAGAAAGACTGGCCCTGCTTGTGTAGACTGCGGGTGCCAGCCCTGTAGGATGGATCAAAATTGgctctgacatcacagccatGATGGGTGGGTCACTTTttgcagggggggtggggggggaggttagggTGCCGTCTCATTTGCGAATGAGCTGTGAGCTTTGAAAGCCTGTCCAGTATTCTTCATTTCCCCTCCTCTGGCATTGCTGTAACATAGGTCTTTATTCTCACTAAGAACCACAAACCGTCAACCACAACCCATGTGTTTGGTTCATGCGGTTCATCTGACACATCTGACATAATCACCCCATCTTTATGACACCTTTCCAAGATACCTTACGCCTAACCTGCCATTCCGGATGATGTTATCAGTGCATTTCATACAGCTGCAGCCTTTGCAGTGCATGCTTATCCTAGAACCATTTGTAACAAATCACTGCGAGTGACAGTAAAATAGAGGGTTATCAGACACTGGGAGCAGACCTACGTTATGGTTACTCTTTGCTTGTCAGCAGCGTCTCTGTGCCAGGAGGCCTCACACAATAAAAGCACTTATCACATCCAATGCAGCTCTTTACGTGTCAGCATCGAAACAAAATGTCACCAGGTTTTCTGCATTTCGAGGACTGCTGGAGGGAGAGTGCTTTAAAATTTAAGATTTCTGTCCCAGCAGAAAACACTGCGATTCGTAAAATACCAACAGTAAATAAAGAGGAATCATCTAGAAAGTTCTTAGaagcaaaacaggaaatgtggACCGATTGCGCAAGAGTTAGCTGCAGCAGCCAGTTCCTGTTTACATTAACTCCATTAATCCAGGAGGCCTGTGTTCCCTctccattaaaatgtaatacacAGAGTACAGCGGTACGTGAGCGgtgctgagctgtgcaggtTATCCACGCTCAGGGATTATGTAAACTCCTCCACtttgctctcacacacacacaacaacacggATACCTCCCCTCCCGGTGAATGTTTAACCCAGAGAACTGTGCAAGTCTGCATGTTCAccctgcaaacaaaaaaaacgtcaGTCAGATATTTATTTAGACGGCATTTCCAGTAATGGCCCGTTGCAAAATAAGTTAATCtttacaacaacagaaaaaaaagacgcCAAACTAACGCAGGGCCTTTTCAGGTGAACgtggggcttttttttcccagctgtCGACTTTGAGACACGGTCAAGGCCGGGTAGATTACGGTCACGGTCAGCTGACCAAGAAAACCCAGataaaagggcaaaaaaaaaaacagcgaggCCTGTTTGTTTAAAATCAGACTAATGCACAGCTTGAGACATTAGCCTTCGCAAGACTGGGCATGGCTTACTGTGGCCGAGGTCCCTAAGCCGTGGTCAACAGTTTGCACGCGTGCACAGCGCAGTCATGAACGCTCTATTCACCAAATGTGGGGAGAAAGGACAAGCACTGTATAATGTCATTATAACATCAAAACActatcatcatttttaaaagttaaattttTCCTCAAATATTAAGCTTCATCTTATTTAATTCACAATTATTGAATATCACCAAGAAATGTGCATTGTTCTACCCAAATGAAGCAACATGTatcacagaacaaaaataagataactgtgttttgtcaaaatattgGGAACAAGGTCGAAGGGAGACCAaggttcttttgtttttgttttttttttaagtcatttttttccctcatttttcTCCAATAGCAGGTGAACTTGCATGACCTTATTGCCTTGCCCAAGCCGTGAGGTAGTGGCATAAAATTTAGCTCAGCTCATGTGTGGCGAAAATTCCCAGCTTAAGACACACTCGTGGACGCTGTGAAAGGACGgacaaatgagaaaaacacatcttGTGCCAGATTAGCTGGCCTCAAGTGGACTTACATCTACGCCAGTGAAGAGGTTATCAGAGGCAGATCTGAGCCAAAATGGGGGGTGATGCTGACATTAGCTATAAGTGTTATGAAAAacaggaagggggcgggggtgggggggcggaagaaaggaaggaaatgAAAAAGTAGGCTTTCGCTCATTTTGGCACAAAGACCTCACCGCGCAGCAGAATTTGAGGTCGGGTTGTCATGGCGGAGATGAAGCTGTGTTGCTGTCGTCTCAAAGAGGAAAATGGATGCAGGACCCAGCTCTCTGCATCCGCAGGCAGCCACTCGGCCTTTGTCGATATTTGTTAAGCTTTGCAGATTGATTACGTTGAAGTAAACTAAGACAGCGAGAGGTCACAATCAAAGCCGTTATTAGGGAACAGCTGTCATCAGCtgctgaaaaaatgaatataggaatatgaatatgaaaaatatgaaccAAGCGTGTGCTGCAGATGTAGATGAGCCCATTTCGATGAAAACGATCTAATTCCAAAGGAACACCTATTGAATTCAcgaaaattaatattatttttaactcATAGAAGTCTGAATGAGGGGAACAAAGCACACTAAGGTCAGACTAAGGTGACCTTGAATATGCATGATGTCACGACTTCAGTCAAAAAGCAACAAAAGTAATTTGACTATTCTGGGGACTTTAATCATGAGAATGAGATAAAATGATAGTAACCATGGTGACAGATCAAGTAGTAAGGTTATACTCATAGACGAACAGTACAATCACCGGAAATCTTTCCTGCcataattcccccccccccccccccagtgcttTCAAAAATTCTGTTGTGAAACACctattgaagaaaccaaattTAGATCCTAGTGTCCTAAGCAATTATGGGCCTATATCCAATCTACCCTTCACGAGCAAGACAACTGCAAAAGTAGTTTATAATCAACTTAACGCCTTTCTTAACAAAAACAGTATTCAAGAGAAGTTTTTTAAGCCAGGTTTTAGGTCCAATCACAGAACAGAGATTGCTCTAACTAAAATAGTTAATGATCTTGGCCTCCGTGTTGATGTTAACAAGGTTTCTTATTCTTTTACATCCGAGTTCAGCATCTGACAAGTTTGACCACAACAGTCTAACGAATTGTCTGGCAAACGCCTTCATATTAGTCCTGGAGTTGGAGATCACGTCAGACATACTTTTTGGTGTTGCACAAGGCAGGTGCCTTGCTCCCCTTCTTTTTTCATTATACATGCCTCCCTTAGGTAATATCATCAGAGAACACAATGTTAATTTCCAGAgatatgctgatgacacacaattatatttcagttgcgCTGAATGCCTTAGGCTACCAGACTACCCATCAGCTGCAATTAATCAATGGAGgagcaatttgtttttaaatgaaaaaaaaagacagaactaATTTCAGTTGTGCCCCACAGCCAAATGGGATGTACCCTTTAATAGGTTTGGAAATGTTCCTTCCCAGATTAAATCAGAAGTAACAAGCCTAGGTGTAATTTTAGACCCTGATTTAAGTTTTAAACGTCACATAAACAAGGTGACCAAAACAGCATTCTTCCACCAAAGAAACACGGCAAAAGTATGGCCATTACAAACTCAGGAGAATGCTGAGAAGTTAATTCACGCTTTTATTTCAAGAAGATTTAACTACTGTAATGCCCTTTTTACTGGTCTTCCAAGTAAGTCAACTGAGAAATTACAACTCATTCAGAACTATGCTGCTAGACTTTTAAGAGAGAACATTTTACTCCTATTTTAGTTACACTGCACAGGCTCCCTGTATCTATTAGAATCGATTTCAAAGTCCTTTAATTTGAATATAAAGCTCTTAACGGTTTAGCACATTCTTACAACTGAGATTCTCTGTTGTTATGTCTGTTCACAAGACCCAAGGTCCTCTGCAGcagctttttttattgtacCCAGTtgcaccaaataaaaaaaaataaaaaatcagggACGATGCTTTTATCCACAACACTCCTAGATTATGGAAAAACCTGCCAAGAAATATCAGTGAGGCTATCTTACACagcaattaaaaacatacctaattttgaaaacataacCATAACCTTAATCTGGTTTATAACTAACAGCAGTTTTTTATTACTCTCTCctcattatattattttatcacttttcttttcattattttattgtgtattctTTTACTTATTTTGTTTCATACTACATTTACATTCTCTTATGTAGagaggtgtattttattttttattttacttattttattttaattatcgGATATTGTGTTGATTTTAATAGCGAATGTAAAGGACTTTGAGCTATTTTATGTACGAAAAGTACtatataaagtttattattgttattattattatttacaatcCTATGTGGACATCCTCTCGGTTTATAGCTCTAGAAACGGATCACATTCAAAACACGTTCAAGAATACAGATGACGGATCCCGTGTAAATCAAGTCATGTGTAAAGTGTAAACTATAAACATGTCAACAGTTCATTTACGGCCGTTGCATCAGCCAGCTCACACGTAGTAGCCTTGGtaaacaaaacagacacagcAACTCTAACATTAGCTTGCTATCTAGGAGCGCCATAAATGAACAAGGATAGCTAGGCTAGAAGACTACAGCTATTCAAACCCTCATAACCGTTTTCTCAGCCCTTCTCACTTGCTCGCATTATTTTACCTCCATGCCTGCAAGTCACCACGGACAAAGAAAATGGTACAGAATTTCAGACAAAGTTTTGTAACGGCTCCATTGTCTGTTCATCGGTTACCTATTTTCATACGTTTTTCACTAGTTAGTTAACTGTTAGCTACACAGCTAGCTGCTGCGCACAAGAGTGTGAAGCTAGCCGCAGAAAGTCAGTTCCGGGATTGCCGGGAAGTGACGAGAGCGAtaaatttcacaataaaag is part of the Anguilla anguilla isolate fAngAng1 chromosome 10, fAngAng1.pri, whole genome shotgun sequence genome and encodes:
- the selenop gene encoding selenoprotein Pa, which encodes MRGGLGLVLALCLLPGGGAEVEEGGGGSRCKPAPPWSIGESEPMKEALGQVTVVALLQASULLCLVQASRMDNLRLKLEKQGLTNVTYMVVNHQGEASQRLHPLLRRKVSESIALYQQPPGQPDVWQALSGEKDDFLIYDRCGRLTYHIALPYSMLSTPYVELAIRDTYCKNVCGSCEYENAEQQLACNRTVEEEGTDAPPEGEVAHGHGHGHGHSHGHSHGHGHGHGHGHDHSHGHRHNHDGHHGSAERRGHGAGCLQQPTHLHTQCHAQQHVHLQGQVHAAHGLDQQVTGGDLGQVLQQGAPEPHQQP